The following proteins are co-located in the Lacticaseibacillus paracasei subsp. paracasei genome:
- a CDS encoding AAA family ATPase, with product MQLKQLHMQFFGPYADAVVDFDDFRTSPLFLISGPTGSGKTTIFDALIYALYGETSGERDGEQMRSNFAGNSDLTKVTLTFDHDGKHYLIERQPPQLQSKKRGDGLTEVKAKVLLAISSDEKQVAEYRKKNQVQEQLDAVLHLDASQFRQIVLLPQGDFRRFLDADSNAKEDLLRDLFGTQLIQRWQTAMLAQMKAKGAAIQDQERMLDVLMSQFDFETAPDEHATMADKLSLMRATVASQAKVVTARQATAAQSHQRYQEAQTALQQGQQLAQAFTEREQAATALAKLAEQKQTHQKQLKQIEQLTWVQQHENAAQRVQKAGQDLKAAIVQSEQTQAAVTTTEQKFSLDKQALARLQAKSDQIEAQKKQLNSLQAVQQQLTAIAEQNKQVIKQAAIVNEAELALAHAQQQLTDAQTVKTQQQTSLDNLRLDELITTVNTQRNLLAALVPQAANYQEAQADVAQLSMAIKKTKVTLEQAETQVAATASHLNKLQQTQIRQQIAHLAAKLEPDSPCPVCGSTSHPHPALVVDEPLVSEAALKQADQERQKAAARKTMVETQLANLETQLKTAKAKTTQAMQAFTEHWQEQAKLIAGVADKTGILQQLTALKTLAATNEHQLTEAQTEHAALQVALKKSDKAITTGTTKVQQCEASLNTARIDAAEAQSALKTMQKNLPAEATDLATVAAQATTLQTTITTYQAQLQEAQARVNALDRQLAGLQADEKHAAAQVTALTKEQAEAKATFTIAVTQYFGADGKQRFAELQLRVSQLPLLNEQVQTYEHTQLKQQTLLDAANKTIGTQAQPQLDQLEAEATAAETTATNDQTALIKISQTHDAAEKLAKQAATIFTANQTALAAYADLQTLATVMNGNGPKKLSLERYVLQAYLQEILNVANSRLQVLSNNRYQFVLHTSLGTQKIHSGLEIDVYDDQVGEKRAVQTLSGGESFIAALSLALALGEVIQQESGGINIDALFVDEGFGSLDANSLDVAMNALESLEGESRLIGIISHVTELRDNIPDQLQVEPAGTGRSRLKILHSA from the coding sequence ATGCAACTTAAACAATTACACATGCAATTTTTTGGTCCGTATGCAGATGCAGTCGTTGATTTTGACGATTTTCGCACCAGTCCCTTATTCTTGATCAGCGGGCCGACCGGCAGTGGTAAAACCACGATTTTTGATGCTTTGATTTATGCCTTGTATGGTGAAACGTCAGGTGAGCGTGACGGTGAGCAAATGCGCTCAAATTTTGCAGGTAACAGCGATTTAACAAAGGTGACACTCACCTTTGATCATGATGGCAAACATTATTTAATCGAGCGCCAACCGCCGCAATTGCAAAGTAAAAAACGCGGCGATGGACTAACCGAAGTCAAAGCTAAGGTGTTGCTAGCTATCTCTTCAGATGAAAAACAGGTGGCTGAGTACCGTAAGAAAAATCAAGTTCAGGAACAGCTAGACGCCGTTTTACACCTTGATGCTTCGCAGTTTCGACAGATTGTTTTGTTGCCACAAGGCGATTTTCGCCGGTTCTTAGATGCTGATAGCAATGCGAAAGAAGATCTACTGCGTGACTTGTTCGGTACTCAGTTGATTCAACGTTGGCAAACCGCTATGTTGGCGCAGATGAAGGCCAAGGGAGCAGCCATTCAGGACCAAGAGCGGATGTTAGACGTTTTGATGTCGCAGTTTGACTTCGAGACGGCTCCTGACGAGCATGCTACGATGGCGGATAAGCTGTCATTGATGAGAGCAACGGTGGCGAGTCAAGCGAAAGTTGTGACAGCAAGACAAGCGACCGCGGCGCAAAGTCACCAACGATATCAGGAAGCACAAACGGCACTGCAACAGGGGCAACAATTGGCGCAGGCTTTTACAGAGCGAGAACAAGCCGCCACAGCTTTAGCAAAACTGGCGGAGCAAAAACAAACCCATCAGAAGCAATTAAAACAAATTGAACAATTGACATGGGTACAGCAACATGAAAATGCTGCTCAACGTGTTCAAAAGGCTGGACAAGATCTTAAAGCGGCAATTGTGCAGTCTGAACAAACGCAAGCAGCTGTAACGACGACCGAACAGAAATTTTCTCTGGACAAGCAAGCTTTAGCACGCTTGCAGGCCAAATCAGACCAGATTGAGGCCCAAAAGAAACAACTGAATAGTTTACAGGCTGTTCAGCAACAGTTGACAGCCATCGCCGAACAAAATAAACAGGTGATTAAACAAGCAGCGATTGTTAATGAGGCTGAGCTTGCGTTGGCGCACGCACAACAGCAGTTGACAGACGCCCAAACCGTTAAAACACAGCAGCAAACAAGTCTGGATAACTTGCGCTTGGATGAGCTGATAACCACGGTCAATACTCAGCGCAACTTATTGGCTGCCTTAGTGCCACAGGCTGCTAATTATCAGGAAGCCCAAGCTGATGTTGCACAGTTGTCTATGGCCATCAAAAAAACCAAAGTTACGCTGGAACAAGCCGAAACGCAGGTAGCAGCCACAGCCTCGCATTTGAACAAGCTTCAGCAGACTCAGATTCGCCAACAAATTGCACATTTGGCTGCTAAGCTCGAGCCTGACAGTCCATGTCCTGTTTGCGGCAGTACTAGCCATCCGCACCCGGCGCTTGTGGTTGACGAACCATTGGTGAGCGAAGCAGCGTTGAAACAAGCCGATCAGGAACGGCAAAAGGCTGCCGCAAGAAAAACTATGGTCGAGACACAATTGGCGAATCTTGAAACCCAACTGAAAACTGCGAAGGCCAAAACCACACAGGCAATGCAGGCTTTTACTGAGCATTGGCAAGAACAGGCCAAACTGATTGCAGGCGTTGCGGATAAAACTGGTATTTTACAACAATTAACGGCGTTGAAAACACTGGCGGCAACTAACGAGCACCAGTTAACGGAAGCGCAAACGGAGCACGCTGCTTTGCAAGTTGCGCTAAAAAAGAGTGACAAGGCCATCACTACCGGTACGACAAAAGTTCAGCAATGCGAAGCTAGTTTGAACACGGCTAGAATTGATGCGGCTGAAGCGCAAAGTGCGTTGAAGACCATGCAAAAGAACCTGCCCGCGGAAGCGACGGATTTGGCGACGGTCGCTGCTCAAGCTACAACCCTGCAGACAACCATTACAACGTATCAGGCTCAACTTCAGGAGGCGCAGGCAAGGGTCAATGCTTTGGATCGGCAATTAGCCGGGTTGCAAGCAGACGAGAAACACGCCGCGGCACAAGTGACTGCTTTGACCAAGGAACAGGCGGAAGCAAAAGCAACCTTTACGATAGCAGTCACGCAGTATTTTGGTGCTGATGGCAAGCAACGGTTCGCCGAGTTGCAACTGCGGGTATCACAATTACCGCTATTGAACGAACAGGTTCAGACTTATGAGCATACACAGCTCAAGCAACAAACGTTATTAGATGCCGCCAATAAAACTATTGGTACCCAAGCACAGCCACAGCTTGATCAGCTTGAGGCCGAAGCAACAGCAGCGGAAACGACAGCAACAAACGACCAAACGGCTTTGATTAAGATTAGTCAGACGCATGATGCTGCTGAAAAATTGGCCAAACAAGCGGCCACTATCTTTACGGCCAATCAAACGGCGCTTGCAGCCTATGCGGATTTACAAACACTGGCCACTGTGATGAATGGCAATGGTCCCAAGAAACTCAGTCTGGAGCGATACGTTTTGCAGGCTTATTTGCAAGAAATTCTGAATGTGGCCAATAGCCGTCTGCAGGTTTTGTCCAATAACCGGTATCAATTTGTTTTGCATACCAGCTTGGGGACGCAGAAGATCCACTCTGGGTTGGAAATTGATGTTTACGATGATCAGGTTGGTGAGAAACGAGCTGTGCAGACGCTATCAGGCGGTGAAAGCTTCATCGCTGCCCTTAGCTTGGCGCTGGCTTTAGGTGAAGTGATTCAGCAGGAAAGCGGCGGGATTAATATTGATGCATTGTTTGTTGATGAAGGCTTCGGCAGCCTTGATGCCAATAGTCTTGATGTGGCGATGAATGCGTTAGAATCATTAGAAGGCGAATCGCGGCTAATTGGCATCATTTCACATGTGACCGAGCTGCGGGATAATATTCCCGATCAGTTGCAAGTTGAGCCAGCAGGTACGGGCCGCAGTCGCTTAAAGATCCTTCACTCGGCTTAG
- a CDS encoding Hsp20/alpha crystallin family protein — protein MANEVLNRRNNELMNNVNDPFFDNLARRFFGPVSDWMDWATPAITSTAVNGLLTDVKETKDAYEVHVDVPGIDKNNIKMNYHDGVLSINVHKDDITDHADKNGNVMMSERNYGTMSRSYQLPNVDASNIKAAYQDGVLNITMPKLTESKESGHNIEIQ, from the coding sequence ATGGCTAATGAAGTTTTGAATCGTCGTAATAATGAGTTGATGAACAATGTGAATGATCCGTTCTTTGACAACTTAGCACGCCGGTTCTTCGGCCCGGTATCTGACTGGATGGATTGGGCAACACCTGCCATCACCAGCACGGCCGTCAACGGATTACTAACTGATGTTAAGGAGACCAAGGACGCTTACGAAGTTCATGTGGATGTACCTGGGATTGATAAGAACAACATCAAGATGAACTACCACGATGGTGTTTTGAGTATTAACGTTCATAAGGACGATATCACCGACCACGCTGATAAGAACGGCAACGTCATGATGTCTGAACGTAACTACGGCACAATGAGTCGGAGCTATCAACTACCAAACGTTGATGCAAGCAACATCAAGGCAGCCTATCAGGATGGTGTCCTCAATATCACCATGCCTAAGCTGACTGAATCTAAGGAGTCTGGTCACAACATTGAAATTCAATAA
- the mutY gene encoding A/G-specific adenine glycosylase, protein MTNKLMNWPPEKVAAFQKALLNWYDQHARQLPWREDHDPYHVMVSELMLQQTQVQTVIPYYERFMNQFPTVGALAKAPEAEVLKAWEGLGYYSRARRLQQAAKQIVADYGGVWPQTSETLQTLSGIGPYTAGAIASISFGEPVPAIDGNAFRVFARLFKVDADIARPQTRQLFFDLIQPLMPKDRPGDFNQAVMDLGSSYMSANHPDPAHSPVRDFDASYRDGVVSAYPVKTKKPRPVLHRYFALVICSEKGYLLEQRPSTGLLADLWMFPLVDMADLESTMMSAQLDEVSTLFAASSGMQLTFADLGAKTVKHTFTHQQWQLTLIGVETAASDLSFLPARWVKADHFSELALPTVQKKLNAALGMN, encoded by the coding sequence ATGACAAACAAATTAATGAACTGGCCGCCGGAAAAAGTGGCGGCTTTTCAAAAGGCCTTATTGAATTGGTATGATCAACATGCGCGTCAATTGCCGTGGCGCGAGGATCATGATCCTTATCATGTCATGGTTAGTGAGCTCATGCTGCAGCAAACGCAAGTGCAGACGGTGATTCCTTATTATGAACGGTTTATGAATCAATTCCCGACCGTGGGAGCCTTAGCGAAGGCGCCAGAAGCAGAGGTTCTGAAGGCGTGGGAGGGCTTGGGTTATTATTCCCGCGCACGCCGTCTGCAACAGGCAGCCAAGCAGATTGTTGCCGATTATGGCGGCGTTTGGCCGCAGACCTCAGAAACACTGCAGACATTGTCTGGCATCGGGCCTTACACAGCCGGAGCGATTGCGTCAATTAGTTTCGGGGAACCTGTACCTGCCATTGACGGTAACGCTTTTCGAGTTTTCGCTCGGTTGTTTAAAGTGGATGCGGATATTGCCCGGCCACAAACGCGTCAGCTCTTTTTTGACTTGATTCAGCCACTGATGCCAAAAGATCGACCTGGTGATTTTAATCAGGCCGTCATGGATCTTGGCTCAAGTTACATGTCGGCGAATCACCCAGACCCTGCACATTCTCCTGTGCGAGATTTTGATGCCAGTTATCGAGATGGGGTGGTTTCGGCTTATCCGGTTAAAACGAAAAAGCCACGACCGGTGTTGCATCGTTACTTTGCGTTAGTCATTTGCTCGGAGAAAGGCTATTTACTTGAACAGCGGCCAAGTACTGGCTTGCTGGCTGATTTGTGGATGTTTCCGCTCGTTGACATGGCAGATCTTGAAAGTACCATGATGAGTGCGCAGTTAGATGAGGTCAGCACGTTGTTTGCGGCATCGTCAGGGATGCAGCTGACGTTTGCGGATCTTGGCGCGAAAACGGTTAAGCATACTTTTACGCATCAGCAATGGCAATTGACGTTGATTGGGGTCGAGACTGCGGCGAGCGATCTCAGCTTTTTACCAGCACGGTGGGTGAAAGCGGATCATTTTAGTGAGCTGGCGTTGCCGACGGTGCAGAAGAAGTTGAATGCAGCGCTGGGGATGAATTAG
- a CDS encoding alpha/beta hydrolase, translating into MTVNVTRDIAYGDAALQKLDFYEPEKSNGAAILDIHGGGWFRGEKNKEGEMAERFAALGYTVAVPNYRLAPEAFFPAARDDVLAAFSWLREHTKGLQLGVFGSSAGGSLSVDVGLAEGVPTVSWSGIFDIRQWFADHPAVVAQPDTKTDFVKTASAKIDQGGRNDPFYKWFILNYVDSDETKFPEVEPFDRLTAQAGPLYLANSQEEIIPISGIYQLAHAAEKLGLPVTLQSIPGGQHAEGYLDEAWQGTVAFFAQYLLKG; encoded by the coding sequence TTGACAGTTAATGTAACAAGAGATATCGCTTACGGTGACGCAGCATTACAGAAGCTTGATTTTTATGAACCAGAGAAGTCAAATGGGGCGGCGATCCTCGACATTCACGGTGGCGGTTGGTTTCGCGGTGAGAAGAATAAAGAAGGCGAGATGGCTGAACGGTTTGCCGCACTTGGTTATACGGTGGCGGTTCCAAATTACCGGCTTGCACCTGAAGCCTTCTTCCCAGCAGCTCGTGATGACGTTTTAGCAGCCTTTTCATGGTTGCGGGAGCATACTAAAGGGTTGCAACTTGGCGTTTTTGGGTCCAGTGCAGGTGGTTCGCTGTCAGTTGACGTTGGGTTAGCCGAAGGGGTACCGACAGTTTCTTGGTCGGGCATCTTCGACATTCGTCAGTGGTTCGCAGATCATCCAGCAGTCGTTGCCCAGCCGGATACGAAAACCGATTTTGTGAAAACGGCAAGTGCGAAAATTGACCAAGGTGGTCGTAATGATCCATTTTACAAATGGTTCATTTTGAATTATGTTGATTCAGATGAAACAAAGTTCCCTGAAGTTGAACCGTTTGACCGTTTGACCGCTCAGGCTGGACCTTTGTATCTGGCTAATTCGCAGGAAGAGATTATTCCGATTAGCGGCATCTATCAATTGGCACATGCCGCTGAAAAGCTTGGCTTACCTGTAACCTTGCAGTCGATTCCGGGCGGTCAGCATGCTGAAGGCTATCTTGATGAAGCGTGGCAGGGTACCGTTGCGTTCTTTGCGCAGTATTTGTTGAAAGGATAA
- a CDS encoding NAD(P)H-dependent oxidoreductase has product METLVVVSHPEIEKSDTQQFLKASAASLSQVVWHHLDSRLPFDVTAEQQAITSADRLIFQFPLYWYMAPASLHQWLTDVWLKQFVYDARGGLLHGKSLGFVVTFSQPATAYQLGGSVGFSISQFLTPYAALAAKTGLTLLPPLTIAQFANQTDLEHQQLLVRYQQYLTLDHPDRPDEQAQWFIDRLSGNADTQLLADQLAAQTDDIDRLRLTLHELKAGESE; this is encoded by the coding sequence GTGGAAACATTAGTCGTTGTGAGTCATCCTGAAATTGAAAAAAGCGACACTCAGCAGTTTCTAAAGGCGAGTGCCGCTTCTTTGTCACAAGTCGTGTGGCATCATTTAGATAGTCGGCTACCCTTTGATGTGACGGCGGAGCAGCAAGCAATCACGTCTGCTGATCGCCTTATTTTTCAGTTTCCGCTTTATTGGTATATGGCGCCGGCAAGCTTACATCAGTGGCTGACAGATGTTTGGCTGAAACAGTTTGTTTATGATGCGCGAGGTGGATTGCTACACGGCAAATCACTTGGTTTTGTCGTGACATTCAGTCAACCGGCGACCGCCTATCAGCTTGGCGGTAGCGTTGGTTTTAGCATCAGCCAATTTTTGACACCATACGCGGCCTTGGCGGCTAAAACCGGCTTGACGTTATTGCCGCCTTTGACAATTGCCCAATTTGCCAATCAAACAGATCTTGAGCATCAACAATTATTGGTGCGTTATCAGCAATATTTGACGCTTGACCATCCTGACCGACCAGATGAACAAGCACAGTGGTTTATTGATCGATTGAGTGGCAACGCTGATACACAATTGTTGGCGGATCAATTAGCAGCGCAGACGGATGACATTGATCGCTTACGTTTGACATTACACGAATTAAAGGCAGGCGAGTCGGAATGA
- a CDS encoding HdeD family acid-resistance protein: MQTMFDRLQRWSWLRGLLMILIGAWILIAPRQVYRSFLWIVAAVLIIAAIPKLIDGFSARKASGTYGTSLFTGGFYLLLALMVPVIVRPLMSLGPLLLGIVLMIYGVNKILSARNRQQFVNVSVWPTVIYGVVLLIMGFIMALNPFRTVMMVFSFFGGLLVVMGILQLFTRPRA, from the coding sequence ATGCAAACAATGTTTGATCGTCTTCAACGTTGGTCATGGCTGCGCGGTTTGCTGATGATTTTAATCGGTGCCTGGATTTTAATCGCACCGCGCCAAGTCTATCGCAGTTTTCTCTGGATCGTAGCTGCAGTCTTGATTATTGCGGCAATTCCAAAGCTGATTGACGGCTTTTCAGCCCGCAAAGCATCAGGCACTTACGGTACATCTCTTTTTACAGGGGGCTTTTACCTGTTATTGGCGCTGATGGTGCCGGTCATCGTTCGGCCACTGATGAGTCTCGGGCCATTGCTGCTGGGCATTGTCTTGATGATTTATGGCGTCAATAAAATTTTAAGTGCTCGAAATCGACAACAATTTGTGAACGTCTCGGTTTGGCCGACCGTCATTTATGGTGTGGTGTTGCTCATCATGGGCTTCATTATGGCCTTGAATCCGTTCAGAACTGTCATGATGGTCTTCTCATTCTTTGGTGGCTTACTCGTTGTCATGGGCATTTTGCAACTCTTTACGCGACCACGTGCCTAA
- the thiD gene encoding bifunctional hydroxymethylpyrimidine kinase/phosphomethylpyrimidine kinase has translation MANEFPQVMTIGGTDSDGSAGVQADLHSFFMRGVYGATILTAAVAGNSYGIQDSMVMPLPFIDAQFKSLAADLHIRAAKTGMLADRALVQNIIKNWQQYDFGALVVDPVIITKHGAMLLEQDAYDAVKNELIPLATVVTPNHYEAEHLTGMKLDTDAQTEAAAHQLQDSGAKNIVLKGAHDDPTQPTVRDFVLLESGKSFWLSEPYHATDRVNGTGDTLSAVITAEIGKGNSVEEAIRIAKRFTNQAIGHPIAVGHQYGPINHWANKIVYPQF, from the coding sequence GTGGCTAATGAGTTTCCACAAGTGATGACAATCGGCGGTACGGACAGTGACGGCAGTGCCGGTGTCCAAGCCGATTTGCATAGTTTCTTCATGCGCGGCGTTTATGGTGCTACTATTTTAACCGCGGCTGTTGCAGGCAATTCTTACGGGATTCAGGATAGTATGGTCATGCCATTACCGTTCATTGATGCCCAGTTCAAGTCACTCGCTGCTGATTTGCATATTCGCGCTGCTAAAACGGGCATGCTTGCCGATCGCGCACTGGTGCAAAATATTATCAAAAACTGGCAGCAATATGATTTCGGTGCCTTAGTTGTCGATCCCGTTATTATCACTAAACACGGCGCGATGTTGCTAGAACAAGACGCTTATGATGCTGTCAAAAATGAACTGATCCCCCTAGCAACGGTGGTCACCCCCAATCATTACGAGGCCGAGCATCTGACCGGTATGAAACTCGACACCGACGCTCAGACTGAAGCGGCCGCACATCAACTACAAGACTCCGGTGCCAAGAACATTGTTTTAAAAGGTGCCCATGATGATCCTACGCAACCAACTGTGCGTGATTTTGTTTTGCTGGAAAGCGGCAAGTCATTCTGGTTAAGCGAACCTTATCATGCAACCGACCGGGTTAACGGTACAGGTGACACGCTTTCCGCCGTCATCACCGCAGAAATTGGCAAAGGCAACTCAGTTGAGGAAGCCATTCGCATTGCTAAGCGTTTCACCAATCAAGCCATTGGTCATCCAATTGCAGTCGGTCATCAGTACGGCCCGATCAATCACTGGGCCAATAAGATTGTCTACCCACAATTCTAA
- a CDS encoding SDR family oxidoreductase yields the protein MKIAVLGATGRAGSAIVAEARRRGHEVLAVVRDPQKAADRLGATVATLVKEPLVLTEADLESVDAVVDALSVPWGSGRGYLHLDFATHLVSLLRNSDTLAVFILGSASLAMPGADHPMILDFPESAASQPWYDGALYQYYEYQFLQMNANVNWIGISPSEAFPSGPATSYVAGKDTLLVGEDGQSHITTGNMALAILDQLEHPTAIRDRIVVRDAD from the coding sequence ATGAAAATTGCTGTTTTGGGTGCTACTGGTCGCGCGGGCAGTGCCATTGTCGCTGAAGCTCGGCGACGCGGACATGAGGTGCTGGCAGTTGTGCGTGATCCGCAGAAGGCCGCTGATCGGCTTGGTGCAACGGTTGCCACGTTGGTGAAGGAACCGTTGGTATTGACTGAAGCCGACTTGGAAAGCGTTGATGCAGTGGTAGATGCTTTGAGTGTGCCGTGGGGTTCGGGCCGTGGTTATTTACATCTGGACTTTGCCACGCACTTAGTTAGTCTCTTGCGCAACAGCGATACACTGGCTGTCTTTATTTTGGGAAGTGCTAGCTTGGCGATGCCGGGTGCGGATCACCCCATGATTCTTGACTTTCCAGAAAGTGCCGCAAGTCAACCATGGTATGATGGCGCCCTTTACCAATATTACGAATATCAGTTTTTACAAATGAACGCGAATGTGAACTGGATTGGCATTTCACCAAGCGAAGCCTTTCCAAGTGGACCAGCAACGAGTTATGTTGCCGGCAAGGATACATTGCTGGTGGGCGAAGATGGACAAAGCCACATTACGACCGGCAACATGGCCTTGGCAATTCTGGATCAGTTGGAACATCCAACAGCAATTCGAGATCGAATCGTTGTCCGCGATGCGGATTAG
- a CDS encoding beta-glucosidase family protein translates to MGVVVSNFHLAKITAEEKVKLTSGKDFWTSEHLADKGIPSFRMSDGPHGLRYQALAADHLGINDSVPSTSFPTASASAAAWDPDLIQAMGKAIGLEAQSLGVDMVLGPGVNMKRNPLCGRNFEYFSEDPFLAGKLGAAWINGIQSQGIAACLKHFAANNQENDRLSSDSLVDPTALHEIYLEAFRIAVTESHPEAVMCSYNKINGTYASDNLYLMTQVLRQQFGFGGAVITDWGALNDKVAALNAGTDLEMPGDDHLFDGEALQAYQQGTLKLASLDRAVTKIAEIARKQRPKFQGSREQLLQANGQLAQKIAESAIVLLKNEAALLPLQATDTVAVIGELAKATRFQGAGSSHINASEIVSVLDGLKQKKVSFDYAAGYRLDDQDDSQATAEALALARNHDKVVFVAGLPDNYESEGFDRQNMALPKVQNDLLQAVTAVNPNVIVLLVAGAPVELPWVDQVKAVVNLSLGGERIGAAAANVLTGAVNPSGKLAESYPLKYQDVPSEDVYDKNPRSVPYVESTYVGYRYYDKAKVPVAFPFGFGLSYTSFALKNIQLSSDHVTDDQPLTISLQVTNTGKVDGAEVVQVYVQEQQPRPLRPEKSLKAFKKVFVKAGQTVNVALELKAQAFKEWREQTQTWVLPEAQKAIAVGTSVTNIDAVLPVSFTGETFNNFATIPNWYTTLSGKPSVQDFEQLTDQKVPAPHEFVPGEFTRLNTPREMKKHSLLLRIVAWITVKIRTKDYIDKQGPEAKFQQAIVLDTPLIRLAQQASGALKLSMVDRLVAAANHQYVKMIFR, encoded by the coding sequence ATGGGGGTGGTAGTATCTAACTTTCATCTGGCGAAGATCACAGCTGAAGAAAAAGTGAAACTAACTTCTGGAAAAGATTTCTGGACCTCTGAGCATCTTGCCGATAAAGGTATACCAAGTTTTCGGATGAGTGATGGTCCCCATGGGCTGCGGTATCAGGCACTGGCAGCGGATCATCTCGGAATCAATGATAGTGTTCCTAGTACCAGTTTTCCAACAGCTAGTGCTAGCGCAGCTGCGTGGGATCCTGATCTCATTCAAGCAATGGGTAAGGCGATTGGATTAGAAGCGCAAAGTTTAGGCGTCGATATGGTACTTGGTCCCGGCGTTAATATGAAACGCAATCCACTTTGCGGTCGGAACTTTGAGTATTTTAGTGAAGATCCATTCTTGGCCGGAAAACTTGGCGCTGCGTGGATTAATGGTATCCAGTCGCAAGGAATTGCTGCATGTCTCAAACATTTTGCAGCGAATAATCAGGAAAATGACCGGCTTTCATCTGATTCGCTGGTGGATCCGACCGCCTTGCATGAAATCTATCTTGAGGCTTTTCGTATTGCTGTCACAGAAAGCCACCCAGAAGCGGTCATGTGTTCCTACAACAAAATTAATGGCACCTATGCAAGTGATAATCTGTATTTGATGACCCAAGTGTTGCGGCAACAATTTGGGTTTGGCGGGGCAGTGATCACGGATTGGGGAGCGTTGAATGATAAGGTTGCGGCGCTTAATGCCGGTACGGATTTAGAAATGCCAGGCGACGATCATTTATTTGATGGTGAGGCGCTGCAGGCTTATCAACAAGGCACACTGAAATTGGCCAGCTTAGATCGAGCGGTGACTAAGATTGCCGAAATTGCCCGCAAACAACGGCCCAAATTTCAGGGATCGCGAGAGCAATTACTGCAAGCAAATGGACAATTGGCGCAAAAAATTGCGGAAAGTGCGATTGTTCTGCTGAAAAATGAGGCCGCCTTGTTACCATTACAGGCTACTGATACAGTCGCGGTCATTGGTGAGCTGGCTAAAGCTACACGCTTCCAAGGGGCAGGGTCTTCGCATATTAATGCTTCCGAGATCGTTTCAGTTTTGGATGGCCTTAAGCAAAAAAAGGTGTCATTTGATTATGCGGCTGGCTATCGACTTGACGATCAGGATGATTCGCAGGCGACTGCCGAGGCATTAGCCTTGGCACGCAACCATGACAAAGTCGTTTTTGTTGCTGGGCTACCCGACAATTATGAGTCGGAGGGCTTTGATCGCCAAAATATGGCTTTACCAAAAGTTCAAAACGATTTATTGCAGGCAGTGACCGCAGTTAATCCAAACGTGATTGTCCTGTTAGTTGCCGGTGCACCGGTTGAGCTTCCGTGGGTGGATCAAGTCAAAGCTGTCGTTAACCTGTCACTTGGCGGTGAACGTATCGGGGCCGCAGCTGCCAACGTTTTGACAGGTGCTGTCAATCCAAGCGGCAAGCTAGCTGAAAGTTATCCGCTAAAATACCAAGACGTGCCCTCAGAGGATGTCTATGATAAAAACCCTCGGTCGGTGCCGTATGTTGAAAGCACATATGTTGGCTACCGTTATTACGACAAAGCAAAAGTGCCAGTCGCCTTTCCATTTGGTTTTGGTTTGAGCTACACATCGTTTGCCTTGAAAAACATTCAGCTCTCAAGTGATCACGTAACCGATGATCAGCCACTGACCATTAGCCTGCAAGTGACCAACACTGGAAAGGTTGATGGTGCGGAAGTGGTCCAGGTCTATGTTCAAGAACAACAACCACGACCATTACGACCGGAAAAATCATTAAAGGCATTCAAAAAGGTTTTTGTCAAAGCTGGACAAACCGTTAATGTTGCTCTCGAGCTGAAGGCACAAGCCTTTAAGGAGTGGCGTGAACAGACACAAACATGGGTCTTGCCTGAAGCTCAAAAGGCGATTGCTGTTGGTACCAGTGTCACTAATATTGATGCTGTCTTACCAGTTAGCTTCACAGGGGAAACTTTTAATAACTTTGCAACGATTCCAAATTGGTATACAACGCTTTCCGGGAAACCTAGTGTTCAAGATTTTGAACAGTTGACAGACCAGAAAGTACCGGCACCACATGAATTTGTACCAGGCGAATTCACTCGACTCAATACACCGCGAGAAATGAAGAAACACTCATTGTTGCTGCGGATAGTGGCGTGGATCACGGTCAAAATTCGAACTAAAGATTATATCGACAAGCAAGGACCCGAGGCGAAGTTCCAGCAGGCAATCGTATTGGACACGCCACTCATTCGCTTGGCGCAACAGGCCAGCGGTGCATTAAAGTTAAGCATGGTTGATCGACTCGTAGCTGCGGCCAATCATCAGTATGTGAAAATGATTTTTAGATAA